In Phaeobacter gallaeciensis DSM 26640, a genomic segment contains:
- a CDS encoding DMT family transporter → MTLWIPIAIAAASFQTVRFMLQKVLSSVTLSTAGATFSRFVYSAPLIWAGLLAYLALSGQALPALSARFWMFATIGGTAQILATVCVVALFRQRNFAVGITFKKTEVIQTALVGLVVLGDQITALGWVAIVIGLCAVLVLSKTPQSKGPWWRHLSSPASLLGLGSGVLFAFSAVSYRAASLELDALAPAFRAGVTLAIVVSLQTLFMLVWLKWREPGEIARVWAARRVAIWVGLTSMAGSFCWFWAFTLQNAAYVKALGQIELLLSLLASVLFFKEQITRREIIGMGLLILSILALLLAI, encoded by the coding sequence ATGACCTTATGGATCCCCATCGCCATCGCGGCGGCCAGTTTTCAGACCGTCCGCTTTATGCTGCAAAAGGTGTTGAGCAGCGTCACCCTGTCGACGGCGGGGGCGACGTTTTCGAGGTTTGTTTATTCCGCGCCACTGATCTGGGCCGGGCTTCTGGCTTATCTGGCGCTGTCGGGGCAGGCGTTGCCCGCGCTGAGTGCCCGGTTCTGGATGTTTGCCACCATTGGCGGCACCGCGCAGATCCTTGCGACGGTCTGTGTGGTGGCGCTGTTCCGGCAGCGCAATTTTGCGGTCGGGATTACGTTCAAGAAAACCGAGGTGATCCAGACCGCGCTGGTCGGGCTGGTGGTGCTGGGGGATCAGATCACCGCCCTTGGCTGGGTGGCGATTGTGATTGGTCTATGCGCGGTGCTGGTGCTGTCGAAGACACCGCAGAGCAAGGGGCCGTGGTGGCGGCATCTGTCCAGTCCGGCGTCGCTGTTGGGGCTGGGGTCGGGTGTGCTTTTTGCCTTCTCAGCGGTGAGTTATCGCGCGGCGTCGCTTGAGCTTGATGCGCTGGCGCCAGCGTTTCGCGCCGGGGTGACGCTGGCCATCGTCGTAAGCTTGCAGACGCTGTTTATGCTGGTCTGGCTGAAGTGGCGGGAGCCCGGCGAGATCGCGCGGGTCTGGGCGGCGCGACGGGTGGCGATCTGGGTTGGGCTAACCAGCATGGCGGGATCTTTCTGCTGGTTCTGGGCCTTCACTCTGCAGAACGCCGCCTATGTGAAGGCGCTGGGACAGATTGAATTACTGCTGTCGCTGCTTGCGTCGGTGTTGTTCTTCAAGGAGCAGATCACCCGGCGCGAGATTATCGGTATGGGCTTGCTGATCCTGTCGATCCTGGCGCTGCTGCTGGCAATCTGA